The Streptomyces phaeolivaceus genome has a window encoding:
- the pdxH gene encoding pyridoxamine 5'-phosphate oxidase, which translates to MRKQYRADGLDESELAADPMEQFGRWFAQAALEGAVFEPNAMVVSTADAEGRPASRTVLMKAYDAQGFVFYTNYGSRKARDLAENPHVSLLFPWHGISRQVIVTGTARRTGRDETAAYFRTRPHGSQLGAWASAQSSVIASRAELDAAYEELHTRYPEGEQVPVPPNWGGFRVAPESVEFWQGRWNRLHDRLRYVAEPDGSWRVERLSP; encoded by the coding sequence ATGCGCAAGCAGTACCGCGCCGACGGGCTCGACGAGAGCGAGCTGGCCGCCGATCCGATGGAGCAGTTCGGGCGGTGGTTCGCGCAGGCCGCGCTGGAGGGCGCGGTGTTCGAGCCGAACGCGATGGTGGTGTCCACGGCGGACGCGGAGGGGCGCCCGGCCTCTCGTACGGTGCTGATGAAGGCGTACGACGCGCAGGGCTTCGTCTTCTACACGAACTACGGCTCCCGCAAGGCCCGTGATCTGGCGGAGAACCCGCATGTGTCGCTGCTGTTCCCCTGGCACGGGATCTCCCGGCAGGTGATCGTGACGGGCACCGCGCGGCGGACCGGCCGGGACGAGACGGCCGCGTACTTCCGGACCCGGCCGCACGGCTCGCAGCTCGGCGCGTGGGCCAGCGCGCAGTCCTCCGTGATCGCCTCGCGGGCCGAACTGGACGCCGCGTACGAGGAGTTGCACACCCGCTACCCGGAGGGCGAACAGGTGCCGGTGCCGCCGAACTGGGGTGGGTTCCGGGTGGCGCCCGAGAGCGTGGAGTTCTGGCAGGGGCGGTGGAACCGGCTGCACGACCGGCTGCGCTACGTGGCGGAGCCGGACGGGTCGTGGCGGGTGGAGCGGCTGAGTCCCTGA
- a CDS encoding acetyl/propionyl/methylcrotonyl-CoA carboxylase subunit alpha: protein MTAPLIQTINSVLVANRGEIACRVFRTCHELGVRTVAVHSDADANALHARVADATVRLPGAAPADTYLRGDLIVKAALAAGADAVHPGYGFLSENPDFARAVLDAGLTWIGPSPEAIEAMASKTRAKQLMGLAPLDENEVTENDLPLLVKAAAGGGGRGMRVVRRLDDLATALESARAEATSAFGDGEVFVEPYVENGRHVEVQILADTHGTIWPLGTRDCSLQRRHQKVVEEAPAPSLSDQLTAELHTLAIRAARAVSYVGAGTVEFLVADGKAHFLEMNTRLQVEHPVTEAVFGLDLVAEQLRVAEGHALPADPPPARGHAIEARLYAEDPAQDWTPQTGTLHRLTVPDGIRLDTGYEDGDTIGVHYDPMLAKLIAHAPTRAEAIRRLAGALDRATIHGPTTNRSLLVNSLRHEEFTTARMDTGFYDRHLPALTTGTPDPHAPLAAALADAAAQGDPRFGGWRNVPSQPQVKRYAMAGEEHEVHYRHTRNGPETDGVRVVHADARLVVLEVDGVQRKFGIARHGDRVHVNTTTLTALPRFPDPTTQQAPGSLLAPMPGTVVRLAEALTPGTPVEAGQPLLWLEAMKMEHRITSPATGTLTALHVAPGQQVEMGAVLAMVEQQPT, encoded by the coding sequence TTGACCGCACCATTGATCCAGACGATCAACTCTGTTCTCGTCGCCAACCGCGGTGAGATCGCCTGCCGCGTCTTCCGCACCTGCCACGAACTCGGCGTCCGCACGGTCGCCGTGCACTCCGACGCCGACGCGAACGCCCTCCACGCGCGCGTGGCCGACGCGACCGTACGACTGCCGGGCGCGGCCCCCGCCGACACCTATCTGCGCGGCGACCTGATAGTGAAGGCCGCCCTCGCCGCCGGCGCCGACGCCGTCCACCCCGGCTACGGCTTCCTCTCCGAGAACCCGGACTTCGCCCGCGCGGTCCTCGACGCGGGCCTCACCTGGATCGGCCCGTCCCCCGAGGCGATCGAGGCGATGGCGTCCAAGACCCGCGCCAAGCAACTGATGGGCCTCGCCCCCCTCGACGAGAACGAGGTCACCGAGAACGACCTCCCCCTCCTGGTGAAGGCCGCGGCGGGCGGCGGCGGACGCGGCATGCGCGTCGTACGCCGGCTCGACGACCTGGCCACCGCCCTGGAGAGCGCCCGCGCGGAGGCCACGAGCGCCTTCGGTGACGGCGAGGTGTTCGTCGAGCCGTACGTCGAGAACGGCCGCCACGTCGAGGTCCAGATCCTCGCCGACACCCACGGCACGATCTGGCCGCTCGGCACCCGCGACTGCTCCCTCCAGCGTCGCCACCAGAAGGTCGTCGAGGAGGCCCCGGCTCCTTCTCTCTCCGATCAACTCACCGCGGAACTGCACACCTTGGCCATACGCGCCGCCCGAGCCGTCTCCTACGTCGGCGCGGGCACGGTCGAGTTCCTGGTCGCCGACGGCAAGGCCCACTTCCTGGAGATGAACACCCGCCTCCAGGTCGAACACCCGGTGACGGAGGCCGTGTTCGGCCTCGACCTGGTCGCCGAACAGCTCCGCGTCGCCGAGGGCCACGCCCTCCCCGCCGACCCCCCGCCCGCGCGCGGCCACGCGATCGAGGCCCGCCTGTACGCGGAGGACCCGGCCCAGGACTGGACCCCGCAGACCGGCACCCTGCACCGCCTCACCGTCCCCGACGGCATCCGCCTGGACACCGGCTACGAGGACGGCGACACGATCGGCGTCCACTACGACCCCATGCTCGCCAAGCTGATCGCCCACGCCCCCACCCGCGCGGAGGCGATCCGCAGGCTGGCGGGCGCGCTGGACCGGGCGACGATCCACGGCCCGACCACGAACCGGTCCCTGCTGGTGAACTCCCTGCGCCACGAGGAGTTCACGACGGCCCGCATGGACACGGGCTTCTACGACCGCCACCTCCCCGCCCTCACCACCGGCACCCCCGACCCGCACGCCCCCCTGGCCGCCGCCCTCGCGGACGCCGCCGCCCAGGGCGACCCCCGCTTCGGCGGCTGGCGCAACGTGCCCTCCCAGCCCCAGGTCAAGCGGTACGCGATGGCGGGGGAGGAGCACGAGGTCCACTACCGGCACACCAGGAACGGCCCGGAGACGGACGGGGTCCGCGTCGTCCACGCGGACGCGCGTCTCGTCGTACTCGAAGTGGACGGCGTACAGCGGAAGTTCGGAATCGCCCGCCACGGCGACCGCGTCCACGTCAACACCACCACCCTCACCGCCCTCCCCCGCTTCCCCGACCCCACCACCCAACAGGCCCCCGGCTCCCTCCTGGCCCCCATGCCGGGCACGGTCGTACGCCTGGCGGAAGCCCTGACGCCGGGCACACCCGTGGAAGCGGGCCAACCCCTCCTCTGGCTGGAGGCGATGAAGATGGAACACAGGATCACGTCCCCGGCGACGGGCACCCTGACGGCCCTGCACGTCGCACCTGGCCAACAGGTGGAGATGGGCGCCGTTCTGGCCATGGTCGAACAGCAGCCCACCTGA
- a CDS encoding enoyl-CoA hydratase family protein, which produces MTDLIHRAHDRGVTTLTLDSPANRNALSAALVAELRAALDEYGKDDTVRAVVLTHTGTTFCAGADLRDPPDPAALVGLLRRILDLPKPVVARVTGHVRAGGLGLLGACDIAAAGPDATFALTEVRIGVAPAVISLTLRPRTDPRALARYYLTGERFGPAEAARIGLLTATGADVDDVLAPVLDGLRRASPTALAETKHLLTAKVLENFDQDADELTRLSSRLFASAEAREGMTAFLEGREPGWVL; this is translated from the coding sequence GTGACCGACCTGATCCACCGTGCCCACGACCGGGGCGTCACCACCCTCACCCTCGACTCCCCGGCCAACCGCAACGCCCTCTCCGCCGCGCTCGTCGCCGAACTCCGCGCCGCCCTCGACGAGTACGGCAAGGACGACACCGTACGAGCCGTCGTCCTCACCCACACCGGCACCACCTTCTGCGCGGGCGCCGACCTGCGCGACCCGCCCGACCCGGCGGCCCTGGTCGGCCTCCTGCGCCGGATCCTCGACCTGCCCAAGCCCGTCGTCGCCCGGGTCACCGGCCATGTCCGGGCGGGTGGCCTCGGACTGCTCGGCGCCTGCGACATCGCCGCCGCCGGGCCCGACGCCACCTTCGCCCTCACCGAGGTCCGCATCGGCGTCGCCCCGGCTGTCATCTCCCTCACCCTCCGCCCCCGCACCGACCCCCGCGCCCTCGCCCGCTACTACCTCACCGGGGAGCGGTTCGGCCCCGCCGAGGCCGCCCGGATCGGCCTGCTCACCGCCACCGGAGCCGACGTCGACGATGTCCTCGCACCCGTCCTCGACGGACTGCGCCGAGCCTCCCCGACCGCCCTGGCGGAGACGAAACACCTGCTCACGGCTAAGGTGCTGGAGAACTTCGACCAGGACGCGGACGAACTGACCCGCCTCTCGTCCCGGCTGTTCGCCTCCGCCGAAGCCCGCGAGGGCATGACGGCGTTCCTCGAAGGACGGGAACCGGGATGGGTGTTGTGA
- a CDS encoding PAS domain-containing protein, whose protein sequence is MSASRRGGATDELGPDKPERDGPKNMGTENTEDTENIEDIEGAVNTEDAEGTEDSMDSADSGGSDLLAALLDGMDAALCAFDADGVVTHWNREAERILGWNAEEAVGRRGFAGWAVRTADAEEVEGRLMAAMHATGRQVHEFALVTKDGGRVLVRTQSAAVRGPDGKPAGLYCAFSEVHAQIDLERSIALSEALFEDASWGVVLVDADLRPAVVNAHAARALGIGRTAVLGRPLGELLAQGVEELESALTHVLAEGAPPAPAEIWVGVRTPDGDRRRCWRSGFLRLASPLAEEPVPLGVGWLFQDITESKQTEQEAAQLRFRVNQLHRAARAAAECEDPGEAATVHLDFALAGFADHALIDRVAGGSLTDGEGPARLVRAAATPSGQPGPSHLAGHAGIPVRYGTGHPALQCVERAGSVRASAGTAAAEAARDWAAGRQWPPDTVHALCAVLRSRGRTLGVVTFLRTAGRTPFERSDATYAEGVALRIASALDLEALERSSE, encoded by the coding sequence GTGAGTGCTTCCCGGCGTGGTGGGGCCACCGACGAGCTCGGGCCCGACAAGCCCGAGCGGGACGGTCCGAAGAACATGGGTACCGAGAACACCGAGGACACCGAGAACATCGAGGACATCGAGGGCGCGGTGAACACCGAGGACGCCGAAGGCACCGAGGACTCCATGGACTCCGCGGACTCCGGCGGCTCGGATCTGCTCGCCGCCCTCCTCGACGGGATGGACGCGGCCCTGTGCGCCTTCGACGCCGACGGCGTCGTCACCCACTGGAACCGCGAGGCCGAACGCATCCTCGGCTGGAACGCGGAGGAGGCCGTGGGCCGCCGCGGCTTCGCCGGCTGGGCCGTACGCACCGCCGACGCCGAGGAGGTCGAGGGGCGGCTGATGGCCGCCATGCACGCCACCGGCCGCCAGGTGCACGAGTTCGCCCTGGTCACCAAGGACGGCGGCCGGGTCCTCGTGCGCACCCAGTCCGCCGCCGTACGCGGACCCGACGGCAAGCCCGCCGGGCTGTACTGCGCCTTCAGCGAGGTCCACGCGCAGATCGACCTCGAACGCTCCATCGCCCTCAGCGAGGCCCTCTTCGAGGACGCGTCCTGGGGCGTCGTCCTCGTCGACGCCGACCTGCGCCCCGCCGTCGTCAACGCGCACGCCGCCCGCGCCCTCGGCATCGGCCGTACGGCGGTCCTCGGGCGCCCCCTCGGCGAACTGCTCGCCCAGGGCGTCGAGGAGCTGGAGAGCGCCCTCACCCATGTCCTCGCCGAGGGCGCGCCGCCCGCGCCCGCCGAGATCTGGGTCGGCGTCCGCACCCCCGACGGCGACCGGCGGCGCTGCTGGCGCAGCGGCTTCCTCCGCCTCGCCTCCCCGCTCGCCGAGGAACCGGTACCGCTCGGTGTCGGCTGGCTCTTCCAGGACATCACCGAGTCCAAACAGACCGAGCAGGAGGCGGCCCAGCTCCGCTTCCGCGTCAACCAGCTGCACCGGGCCGCGCGGGCCGCCGCCGAGTGCGAGGACCCCGGCGAGGCCGCCACGGTCCACCTCGACTTCGCCCTCGCCGGCTTCGCCGACCACGCCCTCATCGACCGTGTCGCCGGTGGCTCCCTCACCGACGGCGAGGGCCCCGCCCGGCTCGTACGGGCCGCCGCGACGCCCTCCGGGCAGCCCGGCCCCAGCCATCTCGCCGGGCACGCCGGCATCCCCGTCCGCTACGGCACCGGCCATCCCGCCCTGCAGTGCGTGGAACGGGCGGGCTCGGTCCGCGCCAGCGCCGGTACGGCCGCGGCGGAGGCGGCCCGCGACTGGGCCGCCGGGCGGCAGTGGCCCCCGGACACCGTCCACGCCCTCTGCGCGGTCCTGCGCAGCCGGGGCCGCACCCTCGGCGTCGTCACCTTCCTCCGCACCGCCGGCCGCACCCCCTTCGAACGCTCCGACGCGACCTACGCCGAGGGCGTCGCCCTGCGCATCGCCTCGGCGCTGGATCTGGAGGCGCTGGAGAGGTCGTCGGAGTAA
- a CDS encoding acyl-CoA dehydrogenase family protein, which produces MSPVLESEEHKALRAAVSALGNRYGRDYMATVNKEGRHPDELWSEAAKLGYLGVNLPQEHGGGGAGIAELSIVLEELGAAGCPLLMMVVSPAICGTVIARFGTKAQQQTWLPALANGTRVMAFGITEPDAGSNSHRITTTARRDETGDWLLTGRKVFISGVDRADAVLMVGRTEDARTGTLKPCLFIVPTDTPGFEYRQIDMELRAAEKQFELTFDDIRLPADALVGDENAGLLQLFAGLNPERIMTAAFAIGMARYALAKAVEYARDRTVWRQPIGAHQAIAHPLAQSHIELELARLMMQKAAHLYDAGDDTAAGEAANMAKYAAGEACVKAVDQAVHTLGGNGLTAEFGLASLITAARVSRIAPVSREMILNYVSHQTLGLPKSY; this is translated from the coding sequence ATGTCCCCCGTCCTCGAATCCGAAGAACACAAAGCCCTACGAGCCGCAGTCTCCGCCCTAGGAAACCGCTACGGCCGCGACTACATGGCCACGGTCAACAAGGAGGGCCGCCACCCCGACGAACTCTGGTCCGAGGCAGCCAAACTCGGCTACCTGGGCGTCAACCTTCCGCAGGAACACGGCGGCGGAGGCGCCGGCATAGCCGAACTCTCCATCGTCCTGGAAGAACTCGGCGCCGCAGGCTGCCCGTTGCTCATGATGGTCGTGTCACCGGCCATCTGCGGCACGGTGATTGCCCGCTTCGGCACCAAGGCCCAACAACAAACCTGGCTGCCCGCGCTGGCGAACGGCACCCGCGTCATGGCCTTCGGCATCACCGAACCAGACGCCGGCTCCAACAGCCACCGCATCACCACCACGGCCCGCCGAGACGAAACCGGAGACTGGCTCCTCACGGGCCGCAAGGTCTTCATCTCCGGAGTCGACCGGGCGGACGCCGTCCTCATGGTCGGCCGTACGGAGGACGCCCGCACCGGCACCCTCAAGCCCTGCCTGTTCATCGTCCCGACCGACACCCCCGGCTTCGAGTACCGCCAGATCGACATGGAACTCCGCGCCGCCGAGAAGCAGTTCGAGCTGACCTTCGACGACATCCGGCTCCCCGCGGACGCGCTGGTCGGCGACGAGAACGCCGGTCTCCTCCAGCTCTTCGCCGGCCTCAACCCCGAGCGGATCATGACGGCGGCCTTCGCGATCGGCATGGCCCGGTACGCCCTCGCCAAGGCCGTGGAGTACGCCCGCGACCGCACGGTCTGGCGGCAGCCCATCGGCGCCCACCAGGCGATCGCCCACCCCCTCGCCCAGTCCCACATCGAACTGGAACTGGCCCGCCTGATGATGCAGAAGGCGGCCCACCTCTACGACGCGGGCGACGACACGGCGGCGGGCGAGGCGGCCAACATGGCCAAGTACGCGGCGGGGGAGGCCTGTGTGAAGGCCGTCGACCAGGCCGTGCACACCCTCGGCGGCAACGGCCTCACCGCCGAGTTCGGCCTCGCCTCGCTGATCACGGCCGCACGCGTGTCTCGTATCGCGCCGGTGAGCCGGGAGATGATTCTCAACTACGTCTCCCACCAGACCCTGGGCCTGCCCAAGTCTTACTAG
- a CDS encoding acyl-CoA carboxylase subunit beta has protein sequence MTVLGSALDPNTPDHAANREVMLAHLSALDAEHAKALAGGGEKYLARHRKRGKLLARERIELLLDPDTPFLELSPLAAWGSEYTVGASLVTGIGIVEGVECLITANDPTVRGGASNPWSLRKALRANDIALVNRLPCISLVESGGADLPSQKEIFIPGGAIFRDLTRLSAAGIPTVAVVFGNSTAGGAYIPGMSDHVIMVKERAKVFLGGPPLVKMATGEESDDESLGGAEMHARVSGLADHFAVDEPDALRQARRVVARLNHRKAYADPDPHLVQPPKYDPEELLGIVPGDLRAPFDPREVIARIVDASDFDEFKPLYGTSLTTGWATLHGYPVGILANAQGVLFSEESQKAAQFIQLANQRDIPLLFLHNTTGYMVGREYEQGGIIKHGAMMINAVGNSRVPHLSVLLGASYGAGHYGMCGRAYDPRFLFAWPSAKSAVMGPQQLAGVLSIVARQSAAAKGRPYDEDADAALRAMVEQQIESESLPMFLSGRLYDDGVIDPRDTRTVLGLCLSAIHTAPYEGARGGFGVFRM, from the coding sequence ATGACCGTCCTCGGCTCCGCCCTCGACCCGAACACGCCCGACCACGCCGCGAACCGCGAGGTCATGCTCGCGCACCTCTCCGCCCTCGACGCCGAGCACGCGAAGGCCCTCGCGGGCGGCGGCGAGAAGTACCTCGCCCGGCACCGGAAGCGCGGCAAGCTGCTCGCCCGCGAACGCATCGAACTGCTCCTCGACCCGGACACCCCGTTCCTCGAACTCTCCCCGCTCGCCGCCTGGGGCAGCGAGTACACGGTCGGCGCCTCCCTGGTCACCGGCATCGGGATCGTCGAGGGCGTCGAGTGCCTGATCACCGCCAACGACCCGACCGTACGCGGCGGCGCGAGCAATCCGTGGTCGCTGAGGAAGGCCCTCCGGGCGAACGACATCGCGCTCGTCAACCGCCTCCCCTGCATCAGCCTGGTGGAGTCCGGCGGGGCGGACCTCCCCTCCCAGAAGGAGATCTTCATCCCCGGCGGCGCGATCTTCCGCGACCTCACCCGGCTCTCCGCCGCCGGCATCCCCACCGTCGCCGTCGTCTTCGGCAACTCCACGGCGGGCGGGGCGTACATTCCCGGCATGTCCGACCACGTGATCATGGTCAAGGAGCGGGCGAAGGTGTTCCTCGGCGGCCCGCCCCTCGTCAAGATGGCCACCGGCGAGGAGAGCGACGACGAGTCGCTGGGCGGCGCCGAGATGCACGCGCGCGTGTCGGGCCTCGCCGACCACTTCGCCGTCGACGAGCCCGACGCCCTCCGCCAGGCCCGCCGCGTCGTCGCCCGCCTCAACCACCGCAAGGCGTACGCCGATCCGGACCCGCACCTGGTCCAGCCCCCCAAGTACGACCCGGAGGAACTGCTGGGGATCGTCCCGGGGGACCTCCGCGCCCCCTTCGACCCCCGGGAGGTCATCGCCCGGATCGTCGACGCCTCCGACTTCGACGAGTTCAAGCCCCTCTACGGCACCAGCCTCACCACCGGCTGGGCCACCCTGCACGGCTACCCGGTCGGCATCCTCGCCAACGCGCAAGGCGTGTTGTTCAGCGAGGAGTCCCAAAAGGCGGCCCAGTTCATCCAGTTGGCCAACCAGCGCGACATCCCGCTCCTCTTCCTCCACAACACCACCGGCTACATGGTCGGCAGGGAGTACGAGCAGGGCGGCATCATCAAGCACGGCGCGATGATGATCAACGCGGTCGGCAACAGCCGCGTCCCCCACCTGTCCGTCCTCCTGGGCGCCTCGTACGGCGCCGGTCACTACGGCATGTGCGGACGCGCCTACGACCCCCGCTTCCTCTTCGCCTGGCCCAGCGCCAAGTCGGCGGTCATGGGCCCGCAGCAGCTCGCGGGCGTCCTGTCGATCGTCGCCCGCCAGTCGGCCGCCGCGAAGGGCCGACCGTACGACGAGGACGCCGACGCCGCCCTCCGCGCGATGGTGGAGCAGCAGATCGAGTCCGAGTCGCTCCCCATGTTCCTGTCCGGACGGCTGTACGACGACGGGGTCATCGACCCCCGCGACACCCGCACCGTCCTCGGCCTGTGCCTGTCCGCGATCCACACGGCCCCCTACGAGGGCGCACGTGGCGGGTTCGGCGTCTTCCGGATGTGA
- a CDS encoding TetR/AcrR family transcriptional regulator, which translates to MAGGAVDSGSEAGPVVDRGPKQDRSRVTRKRLLEAAVSCLAEHGWAGSTVSVVAERAGVSRGAAQHHFRTREDLFTAAVEYVAEERSLALRALFPEGPADRRAVVAAVVDLYTGPLFRAALHLWVAASNEEQLRPRVTELEARVGRETHRIAVELLRADETVPGVRETVQGLLDMARGLGLANLLTDDTGRRDRVVAQWAALLDEVLDRV; encoded by the coding sequence ATGGCGGGTGGCGCGGTGGACAGTGGCTCGGAAGCCGGGCCCGTCGTCGACCGGGGCCCCAAGCAGGACCGCAGCCGGGTCACCCGCAAACGCCTCCTGGAGGCCGCCGTCTCCTGTCTCGCCGAACACGGTTGGGCCGGCTCCACCGTCTCCGTCGTCGCCGAGCGGGCCGGTGTCTCCCGGGGCGCCGCCCAGCACCACTTCCGCACCCGCGAGGACCTGTTCACGGCGGCCGTCGAGTACGTCGCCGAGGAGCGCTCCCTCGCCCTGCGCGCCCTCTTCCCCGAGGGCCCCGCCGACCGCCGGGCCGTCGTCGCCGCCGTCGTCGACCTCTACACCGGCCCCCTCTTCCGGGCCGCCCTCCACCTCTGGGTCGCCGCCTCCAACGAGGAGCAGCTCCGCCCCCGCGTCACCGAACTCGAAGCCCGCGTCGGCCGCGAGACCCACCGCATCGCCGTGGAGCTGCTGCGCGCCGACGAGACCGTCCCCGGCGTCCGCGAAACCGTCCAGGGCCTCCTCGACATGGCCCGCGGCCTCGGCCTCGCCAACCTCCTCACCGACGACACCGGCCGCCGCGACCGGGTGGTGGCCCAGTGGGCGGCCCTGCTGGACGAGGTACTGGACCGGGTCTAG
- a CDS encoding citrate synthase 2: MSDFVPGLEGVVAFETEIAEPDKEGGALRYRGVDIEDLVGHVSFGNVWGLLVDGAFRPGLPPAEPFPIPVHSGDIRVDVQSALAMLAPVWGLKPLLDIDEEQARADLARAAVMALSYVAQSARGQGLPMVPQREIDKAQSVVERFMIRWRGEPDPKHVAAVDAYWTSAAEHGMNASTFTARVIASTGADVAAALSGAVGAMSGPLHGGAPSRVLGMIEEIERTGDADAYVKQALDKGERLMGFGHRVYRAEDPRARVLRRTARDLGAPRFEVAEALEKAALAELHARRPDRVLATNVEFWAAIVLDFAEVPAHMFTSMFTCARTAGWSAHILEQKRTGRLVRPSARYVGPSTRGPQEIEGYADIASQS; the protein is encoded by the coding sequence ATGTCCGACTTCGTACCCGGGCTCGAAGGAGTCGTCGCGTTCGAGACGGAGATCGCCGAACCGGACAAGGAAGGCGGCGCCCTGCGCTACCGCGGCGTCGACATCGAGGACCTGGTCGGCCACGTCTCCTTCGGCAACGTCTGGGGCCTGCTCGTCGACGGCGCGTTCCGCCCCGGACTGCCGCCCGCCGAGCCGTTCCCCATCCCCGTCCACTCCGGCGACATCCGCGTCGACGTCCAGTCCGCGCTGGCCATGCTCGCCCCGGTCTGGGGCCTCAAGCCCCTCCTGGACATCGACGAGGAGCAGGCCCGCGCCGACCTCGCCCGCGCCGCCGTGATGGCCCTCTCCTACGTCGCCCAGTCCGCCCGTGGCCAGGGCCTGCCCATGGTCCCGCAGCGCGAGATCGACAAGGCCCAGTCCGTCGTCGAACGCTTCATGATCCGCTGGCGCGGCGAGCCCGACCCCAAGCATGTGGCGGCCGTGGACGCGTACTGGACCTCGGCGGCCGAGCACGGCATGAACGCCTCCACCTTCACGGCACGCGTCATCGCGTCCACCGGCGCGGACGTGGCGGCGGCCCTCTCAGGCGCGGTGGGAGCCATGTCCGGCCCCCTGCACGGCGGCGCCCCCTCCCGAGTCCTCGGCATGATCGAGGAAATCGAACGCACGGGCGACGCGGACGCCTACGTCAAACAGGCCCTCGACAAGGGCGAACGCCTCATGGGCTTCGGCCACCGCGTCTACCGCGCCGAGGACCCCCGCGCCCGCGTCCTGCGCCGCACCGCCCGCGACCTCGGCGCCCCCCGCTTCGAGGTCGCCGAGGCCCTGGAGAAGGCGGCCCTCGCGGAGCTCCACGCCCGCCGCCCCGACCGCGTCCTCGCCACCAACGTCGAGTTCTGGGCGGCCATCGTCCTCGACTTCGCCGAGGTCCCCGCGCACATGTTCACCTCGATGTTCACCTGCGCCCGCACGGCCGGCTGGTCCGCGCACATCCTCGAACAGAAGCGCACCGGCCGCCTGGTCCGCCCCTCCGCCCGCTACGTGGGCCCGAGCACCCGGGGCCCCCAGGAGATCGAGGGCTACGCGGACATCGCGAGCCAGTCGTAG